Below is a genomic region from Candidatus Methylomirabilota bacterium.
GCGGTCGTGTTGATGTTGCCGTGCTCGTCGATCTGGGCCCCGCCCACGAAGCCGTAGTCGAGGAAGCCGCGCTGGGCCAAGAGGAAGATGTCGGTGATCCCGGTCAGCATGAGGGCGCGGTGGCCGGCGCGCATCTCGTTGGTGGAGATCGGCAACCGACCGGGCTTGATCTGGGGACCGATGATCCCGCCCTCGACGACGATGGTGAGACGAGGCGCCTGGCGCTGCTGGGCCAGCGCGGCGGCCAGCAGGGGAACGCCGACGCCTGCGAAGACGGTCGTGTCGTCCGTCAGCTGTCGGGCGCCCATGACTGCCAGCAGTTCGGCGGCCGTGACCGCTGCGCTCATGGCTCCTCGACGAGTTCCTTCGCCTGGCGTTGCTGGCGGGCCAGGCGCTCGCCGCCGAAGAGATCGAGGTAGTCGGCGTAGGTGGGGGGCGCGTACACGTAGCGGCCCAGGTAGTCGGCGACCGCCGTCGCGCCCCTTGCGTTGATCGCACCGCAGTACTCCTCGAAGTGGTCGAAGTCCGCCTCGTAGAGCCCGTAGCACTCGTGCGGGTAGGAGCCGAAGGGCACGTGCACGAGGGCGTCCACCACGAACCCGGGGATGACGGTGCGGTCGGGACGGCGGCGCGTCTCCTCCTCGGTGATGATCTCCTCGGTGGTCACCAGCACCGTGGTCGCCCCTTGGGCGATGTCGACGTCCATGTGCGGGTAGCCGTCGATCTGACAGTTGCCGAGGCGGTCGGCGCGGTGCACGTGCAGCAGCGCCACGTCGGGGAAGAGCGCGGGCACGGCGGCCAGCCGCGTTCCGGTGTACGGGTCCTCGATCGTCTTCATCCCGCCCACCGGCACCAGGTCGGAGCCGAGCATCGTGAGCGCGGGCAGGAACGGCACCCCCATGGCCGCGGCCCGGAACCGCAGGCCGAGGGCGAGGTGGCTCCACTCCTCGAACGCGACCTTCCCGCCCTCGACGTACTCGCGCATGATCTTCGACACGCCCCAGGGCAGTCCGATCGACATCCAGGCCGTGATCACGCGCTCGACGGCGCCGGCCACCATCATGAACTCGCCCTCGGTGCACATGAGGTTGCGGGCCAACGTCAGACCGCGCCGGCGCTGGCGAAGGACCTCGCGCACCAAACCCATCGGCGTCCGGGAGAAGAGGCAGCCCCCGACGGCGATCACGTTCCCGTCGCGGACGCGGGCGGCGGCGTCCTCGATGCTGGTCAGCTTCTCCGCCGCCGATTTGGCCTTGGCCTCCAGGCGGCGGCGGGCGGCCACGAAGTCGTAGGCCGCGGGCGTCAGGTCAGGATCTCCCACTTGGACTGGTAGCGATCGAGCTCCCGCTGCGTCCGCGCATCCATGGGATGTTCGCGCTGGGGGATCTCCACGCGCTTGTCCTCGCCGCAGAGCGGCGTGGTGAAGTAGCGCTGCCCGGTGTCGTTGGCCATGGTGACGATCGCCGGCAGCTCGGGGTGCCGCCGCGCCAGCTTGAGCGCCGCGGCGATGTTGCAGCCGGTGGAGATGCCGCAGAAGATCCCCTCGGCGGCCGCCAGGCGCCGGGCCATGGCCAGGCTCTCCGCCGTGGTCGTCGTGATCACGCCGGCGAGCAGCGAGACGTCGAGGTTCTCGGGGATGAAGCCGTCGCCGATGCCCTCGATCCCGTGCGGGCCCCAGGTGCGGCGCGCCAGCAGCGCGCACTCGTCGGGCTCGACGGCGTAGAGCCGGATGCGGTCGTCGCGCTCGCGGAGGTAGCGGCCGACGCCGGTGAGGGTGCCGCCGCTGCCCTGGGCCGCGATGAAGGCGCCCAGGATGCCGCCGCACTGCTCCCAGATCTCGGGCCCCGTCGTCCGATAGTGGGCTTCGACGTTGTCGGCGTTGGAGAACTGGCCGGGGACCCAGTAGCCCGCGGCATCGCCGGCGCGGATCTCCTCCAGGCGCCGCAGCGAGAGATCGACGTCGCTCTCGCCGCCTGGCGTGAAGACGAGATCGGCGCCGTAGGCCCGCATGATCTTCTTGCGCTCGTCGCTCATGCCCGCGGGCATGACGATCGTGCAGGCGTAGCCCTTGACGGCGGCCACGAAGGCGCAGGCGATTCCGGCGTTGCCCGTCGAGCACTCCAGGACGCGTATCCCCGGTCGGAGCTCGCCGCGCCCCTCCGCGCGCTCGAACATGTGCAGATAGATCCGGTCCTTGAGGCTGCCGGTGGGGCCGTACCACTCGAGCTTCACGTAGATGGCGGGGCCGACGTCGCCCGTCACCCGGCCGAGCTTCACGAGCGGCGTGCGGCCGACGGCCTGGGCGATCGACGTCAGCGAGTTCCGATAAACGTCCCAGCGAAGGGGCACGGCAGCGAATTGTACCTCACGGCAGATGCAGAAGCCCCTCCAGCACGGGCACCACGCCCCCACCGATGCGGATGTCGCCGACGCCCCCATCGCTCACGCGCAGCCGGATGTGCACGAAGCTCTGCCGCTTCATCTTCGTGCCCTGCTCGCTGACGATGCGGGTTTCCCCGGCGGCCTTCACCAGCCCCTGCTGCACGAGGTAGGCGCCGAGGGCGCCGCTGGCCGATCCGGTGGCCGGGTCTTCCGGCACGCCCTGGTGCGGCGCGAACATCCGCGAGTAGACGCGGCCGACCGCGGGGTCGGGGTCCGGCGCCAGGACGAACACGCCCAACGCCTCCCCCAGACAGGCGGCCAGGGCGGACGCGTCGCCGACCGCGCGATCCACCGCGTGCCGATCCCGCAGCGGCACGTAGAGGAAGGCGTTGCCCGTGGAGCCGGCCTGGATCGGCGCCCCCGGCAGCAGGTCGGCCTCCGTCAGCCCTAGCGCGGCGGCCACGGCGGCGCGGTCGGCCAGCACCGGCCCGAACGTGGCATCGCGGTGCCGCATCCAGACGAAGCTCGGATCACGCGGATCGCCCTCCAGCGCCACCGGCACGGCGCCGATGCCCTCCTCCAGGCTGAAGTCGCGCGTGCCGGCCGGCAATAGACCCTCGCGGGCCAGGGCCCACGCCGTGCCCAGGGTGGGATGGCCG
It encodes:
- a CDS encoding CoA-transferase, translated to MGDPDLTPAAYDFVAARRRLEAKAKSAAEKLTSIEDAAARVRDGNVIAVGGCLFSRTPMGLVREVLRQRRRGLTLARNLMCTEGEFMMVAGAVERVITAWMSIGLPWGVSKIMREYVEGGKVAFEEWSHLALGLRFRAAAMGVPFLPALTMLGSDLVPVGGMKTIEDPYTGTRLAAVPALFPDVALLHVHRADRLGNCQIDGYPHMDVDIAQGATTVLVTTEEIITEEETRRRPDRTVIPGFVVDALVHVPFGSYPHECYGLYEADFDHFEEYCGAINARGATAVADYLGRYVYAPPTYADYLDLFGGERLARQQRQAKELVEEP
- a CDS encoding PLP-dependent cysteine synthase family protein; protein product: MPLRWDVYRNSLTSIAQAVGRTPLVKLGRVTGDVGPAIYVKLEWYGPTGSLKDRIYLHMFERAEGRGELRPGIRVLECSTGNAGIACAFVAAVKGYACTIVMPAGMSDERKKIMRAYGADLVFTPGGESDVDLSLRRLEEIRAGDAAGYWVPGQFSNADNVEAHYRTTGPEIWEQCGGILGAFIAAQGSGGTLTGVGRYLRERDDRIRLYAVEPDECALLARRTWGPHGIEGIGDGFIPENLDVSLLAGVITTTTAESLAMARRLAAAEGIFCGISTGCNIAAALKLARRHPELPAIVTMANDTGQRYFTTPLCGEDKRVEIPQREHPMDARTQRELDRYQSKWEILT
- a CDS encoding PhzF family phenazine biosynthesis protein, encoding MSRVWRFLQVDVFTDRPLAGNQLAVVLDARGLADAEMQAVAREMNLAETTFVLPATRAECVARVRIFTPVRELPFAGHPTLGTAWALAREGLLPAGTRDFSLEEGIGAVPVALEGDPRDPSFVWMRHRDATFGPVLADRAAVAAALGLTEADLLPGAPIQAGSTGNAFLYVPLRDRHAVDRAVGDASALAACLGEALGVFVLAPDPDPAVGRVYSRMFAPHQGVPEDPATGSASGALGAYLVQQGLVKAAGETRIVSEQGTKMKRQSFVHIRLRVSDGGVGDIRIGGGVVPVLEGLLHLP